A region of the Echeneis naucrates chromosome 22, fEcheNa1.1, whole genome shotgun sequence genome:
GTTCAAAGACTGAAACAAGAATGTTTACATGATGATTATATATAATTGTGGATTCAAAATTTGttctatttatattttatttacttttaatagcattttgattcatttcaattatggttgattaataaatattaataaatagaTTTACATTCAAATATCACTTTAATCCAATTTCCTTAATGTCATAAAAGTCAGTATACCATCATATCAGTCTCACACTGCTGGTACGCACAGTGTAAGATCACAAAACACGGGCCATCCTTGAATGGGATCCCTTTATGAAACACTCACCACCTCCTGGGGAGAACTCTCCTTCTGCACATGGAAAACAGATTTTGCAGcacatattatttttttctttatgtttcaaCTGTTGTCCAGGTTCACATGTTTTATAGCAGTTGTAGATGGTTACCTATGACGGAAAAAACTGAATCAGTAAAAGCAAAGTTACTCTGCAAATGATAAAATGGGATCaaatgttgaaattacattaGTGTTTTCATCAAACTCATTTGAGAGTGTGATCTCTTTATTGGGCGAATATTCTCCGATGGTCGTTATATGAGCGTGCTGTGTGGGTTCACTCGTGTTCCAATATAAAATATCATATCCTAAATAAGGGTCTCCTTTGTCATTGAAGTATATATGTGTAGAGTTCACGGTGAAGTTGACCTTCTGGATTTCCATGAGAAGCTGTGGAATCATAACAAAAGAGTATTAGTCGTGAATTATCATTTCTATTGCGGGTGAAACAACAATTCATAAAATGCACTCACTGAAGGAACTGTTGACCTTACAATATGACTAAAATATTTGAGGAATATTTTATCAGTACCAAAAAAGATACAATAAGGTATGTTTAGTTAAAAGATTAGCTCGACATAGTAGCAAATATGTCAGCAACATGTCTTCACTGTACCTCAGCGGCCGTAAAGCTGGTGTTTCTACGTTCACACTGCTGGTTTTCACACTTAAACAAGCGCCGGAGGGCTTCAACAATGACCTGAACAGCTAAATATATATTGTAGGATTCATCCTGGTCGATATAATTGGCCAAGCACCTTAGGTCCAGACAGTGGTTGGAGTTGTCTTGGTGATTTGTTAGTTGGCAgttattttctttgctctcctcAGACTGATTAGTACAAAGTGGATATTGAGTCGGGTATTCCTCAGGGGTGGCGTTGGTGGTTCTGCTCAGCAACGAGAGGATGTAGTCTTTAAAACCGGGCACCTCATTCCTCTTGGAGATGAAACCAAAAACCTTCCCGGCCAGCTTGAGGTTTTGCATTTCGGAAATCTTTTTTGAAGTGGACCACGCATCACTGGCAATCCAAGTTCTGTTAAACTTCCTTTCTATAGCTCTTTCAATGATAATTTCCACATTGCTTTGTCTGGTGAAAAGGATGATTGCCTCAGCGGTGGACTTATTTATGCTTTTGGACAAATTTGCCAGGCAATTGAATGTATCTGAATCGTTCATGGAAAAATGACTGGGCAGGATTTCAGTAAATTCAATGCAGATTTCCAGTTTTCTGAAATGGTCAACAAGACGGTCACTGCCATACTTCCCATACTCATCATCACTTCCAACAACAGCAACTGATTTCCAGTTAAACCTTTTCACCAGTTCAACAATGGCCTTTGTCTGATATTCATCACTGGGTATTGTTCTCAAAAAAGTGGGAAACTTCAACTTCCTGCTGAGAACCTCGCTGGTTGACCCGTAGCTGATCTTTTGCAAACAGGAACAAAGCCATGTTTAGTCAATATCAAtttaaagaaagacagataATATTTATATGATAGCGATTATTAAGTTAAAGGACCATATAAgcattctgattttttttttttttttgtgtagttaATCCATAGGGAACACACCTGGGCAACTGATGTCAGAGCAAGAACTCGCGCTACGGCTATTGACGTTTCAGAAGACCTCTCACCAATCACCGCCTTTATTTGGGGTTCAGGTAAAGCAGAATGAATCCTTGCAGGTAGCAAACAGCTCTGAGGGTTATTTAGCAGCTGAAGTGTTGCTCTGATGGCCACGCTGACATCGCTACAAGTGTCATAGATGTCATATCCAAGGGTGATGTTGGGTAGAACCCTTTGTGTGCGCTGGTTTATCTCTCTGATGGCGTATATCATAACATGAGTTCGTAAGAACATCTGCAAGTCATACCTGCAAAAAATAAGGAAGGACCGatagaaaacattttggaataAATTTGTTCTTGTTACATGAACACATCTGACTGGGTCCGTACTTACTCGCGACAGGAGATCCATTCGCCTGCTGTGGATTTGTTGGTTTTTGCATGCATAGGGAAAAGTCCTCCAATGATGATATCCCCAGAAGAGTATGTGTGCACTGGAACACTCTCCCCTGAAGACAGGTGAAAAACACTCATGACACTGCCAAAAAGCCagagcaaaaacattttggatgCCTAAAGAAGGAATAGGTCATTTGCTCGTCTGTCCAGAGAATGATCAGGTTCCTGCACAACAGCTCTCTTAAAACTTTCCCTAAGGGGAAGTCAGAAAATTCAATTTGCATTGCCCTACAGTGAAAAACATCCTCAAAATAACCCAGCTGGCATGAGAACGGGTCAATTTGAATAGTTTGCAgaacattatttattcatcatctgATCTTATCATTGTCAGCTTTCACTATCTCACTGTCTAATTTGGTTTGGGCCACATAGTGTACATCACTGTGCTCCCACACGCAATGTTTCTTTTATGCAGGTCAGTGACCCCAAAACCCCAGGGCCCAGTTTGCACTACAGGCCATGAGATGGCAGCACACTACATATAAGCTGCTCTCACatagctctgtgtgttttagagACGCTTATGTTGTGGCTAAATGCAGCAGAGATCATGATGTTAATCTTCGATggagattaaataaataatccaagCCTGCACAAGTAGTTAATTATTGGACAGGCTGCCCAGAAAAGAGCAAAATGTGAACATCTGAGTAAACTTCATTTGACAAACATTTCAtaggctgctttttttttttgtttgtttgttttagttgtcCAAACTATAAGAAAGTTCTGAATGCATGCCACCCTTATCCTTCAATTTAAGTAAAAGTCATATCATGACATTTAGAAATATTCTGATGCGAACACAAACACTGCGATCACTTTTCTTAAGGAGAATAGCTGAGCATCAAAAGAGAGCAGATCTGTAATGCTGTAAACTGCATTTTAAGCTTTCAGCCTACTGTGTTGAGGTGGGTTGAATTTAGATACTTTATAACCTACTGCAGATGGATTCATTTCTCACAATGTATGATATTTTATTTGGtatgttgctgctgctcctgaTCTTGCTTACGGAAATCTGCTTTACTAGCTGTCAAAGGAGTTTggaaaagcaagaaaataaaatgttctcttCTGAAATGTAGTGTTTTGGTCCAAATCCTCAAGCCTGTTTGGAGtactttaataaaaacaaatggcgTCTATAATAAGTCTTAAAATAATAACCGTAACTCACAGTTcatgttgtggttttattaTAAAGGTATGGGGGAATAAAATctgcagtgtgagtgtgatgtGTTTGAAATGGAGGAAGGTGAGATCTGCTGTCAGTCTCTGGGCTGGGCCTTCTGCTCCCCACGCCCTGCGCGCCGTGGACCGCTATAAGTAGGCTACACCCAGGCCGAGTGCCGGACACCCACCGAGGGACGGGGCGGCTGCGTGCGGGCAACATGACCTCTTTACCGTGGGGACTGGTCTGCTTCGTTGGCATCCTGGCATCGGGAACCCTGGGGAACGCCCCGCAGCCTCGGTCGTCCCAGCAGGTCAAGCCCACCGAGAGAGCCTCTGCAGAGGTTCCGGGGTCCGACAGCTTCCAGGAGGTCCAGCTGGGGGACGACTCCGTCCGAggcttccagcagcagcagggcgcACGGACTCCGTACGGCGGAGGTGGGTGGGCCGCACCTGACTACTGCAAGTCACACCGTTAGAGATCTAACACTGAGTCTTAGTTAGGccagctctgtttttttttaacacagaagTGAATCCTGCTTGCTTAATAACAGGaaaaactttattattatttttttttttggatcaacCTGTGATCTGTGCGCACATCATTCCAtagcagacacacagctgaagtTCAGCCGCTTGTAAAGTGATGTGAATGTTAATGTAGGTTGTGGGATGTTCGTTTCCCTTCTAGAAACTGTTTCACTAATGTATTCTCGCTCCAATTACATTTAATaaccacaaataaaaacaggtatgtttttttttttgttttgttttgttttgttttttttacaggaacaAGATCCAACTGCAGAAATCGGCCTATAGATCTGGTATTCATCATAGATAGTTCCCGCAGTGTCCGTCGCGCCGAGTTTGAAAAGGCCAAGGAGTTCCTGCAGGACATGGTGGACAGCTTGGAAATCGGCTCAGATGCCACACGAGTGGGCCTGGTCAATTACGCCAGCACGGTGCAGATTGAGTTTCTGCTCAAGACCTATTTTCAAAAGTCCTCTTTGAAGCAGGCGCTGGCCCGTGTCGAGCCCCTCGCCTCAGGCACCATGACGGGCATGGCCATTAAGACTGCCATGGAGAAAGCTTTCACCGCGGAGGCAGGGGCCCGAGTTAGTTCTGTGAACATCGCCAAGGTGGCCATCATCGTGACGGACGGGAGGCCCCAGGACAACGTGGAGGAGGTGGCGGCTGCAGCCCGTGCGTCCGGGATTGAGATCTACGCTGTGGGAGTGGACAGAGCTGACATGATGTCCCTCCGCCTCATGGCCAGTCCTCCACATGATGAGCATGTCTTCTATGTGGAGACCTATGGTGTTATAGAGAAGCTCACGTCCAAATTTAGGGAAACCTTGTGTGGTAAGGATGATGATAATGGGAGTGCGGCAGTGAATGGTGGAATTGATGATTATGGACTAGACGgtaatggaaaaaataatgaaaatgaggaTAAACGAAACAACGGTATGTCAgatcaatttgttttttattaacttGGGTTGGTACGGGCAGCACCATAAAGGAACTCTCCATTCTAAAGTCAACCATCCTCCTCTTTGGCCTTTGGGAAAAACGGCGAGGTAACTAGTCTCACTGTTTTCGCATTTCCTGCAAAGTTATATTTTCTAACTGCTGTCATTGAGATTGTGAAGAAGAACAAATTGTCTCAATGAAGGCAGCattaaaaatgaactgaatcATGTACTAACCAACTTAAAGAGGAAGATAAGCCTCAGACAACTGGTTGATCTACTGATGGCAAAGTCCCCATATTGGAATACTAAAATGGTTGAAACCTAGAATGATGCTGCCTATACTCCCTGCAGTGCACGTTGCAGTTTGCCTTCTGCTCTCTATCTCGTGCCTTGCTCAGTTACCTGAAACAACATGGGCTTCTCCAAACATTGAAAGCTACCTATCCTGCGAGGTGAACGCCGATTTAGCTTGCTTTAATTGTGACTAAAACACACTGGTGTGTATGTCCTCGAGGAAATTTCTGAGGATGTTATTGTGTGGGCGTCACAATGCATCACCTACACCTTCTATTGCAGCTCAACTCACTGCCAAGCATGAGGCAGCAGCTTGGCGGTTCACTGTGGAGCAAAACGTTATTGAAAGGTGGTGAACAAAGTTAGAGCATGAGCTTTCAGGGGCTCCACACTTGCGCTGCAGTGCACCAAATGGATGTCTCAGCTAAAGACATCGAGCTGTTGTGTTGCGTCTGTTCATTCTGTGCTCGCATGATCTGCTCTGCATGGAGTTTCCTACaggaaaatgaagacagaaagtTCAGGTGTCTGTAGGTCAAATAATGCAAGAATTGAAACAACATAAATCACAATAACATCACAGTTGCTGATCAAACTCACTAATCCGCATGTGGCTGTGTAAATGAAATCTTCACAAATAACCTTATCAGAATTATTGATTTAGCCTTAGACTTAAGCCAATCAGACGCTGAGATGTTTCTTTTCAGGTCTGGATCCATGTGCTCAGGGACACAGTTGCCAGCACATTTGTGTCAATAACGACTACTCATACTACTGCAAGTGTCACGCGGGCTACGTCTTGAACCAGGACAAGAGAACTTGCTCACGTAAGAGTTTTAAtcattgtttgattttattttattttttatttctctggtcTGATTTAGCACCTGACAACCAATGTTCAAAAGGTTGAACATGGCTAAAAGTTAATTTTCCTTAGAAGTTGAGTCGGGAGAAGCTTAATGagatgtttaaatgttaaatgttgaaatttCGAAGCTGTTGTGGCCCCTTTTGAACTTCAGTTTGTGAGGCATTTCACAGTGGCCACAGTGCATACCAGCTCTTGTTACGAATGTTTTGGGTTGGCCTAAATAGATTGGCACACTATTCAGTACAAATTAATAAGCAGGACATGATGAAGGCCTGGATTGACGAGAAGGCACAAATATGACagattgaaacaaacaaactgatgcAATCAAAAGTTAAACCCTGATATATTTTTGTCTTGGAAGAAGATATCTAACCCTTAGATATCTTCTCCCAAGGTGAAGTTGTGAGTGCACCATCATACGATGCTGTCTTGAAATTCTACATCTTGAATAAGTGTCTGCAGGTCATGTGACAGATATGGCCCTTGTCCCTGCTGTATTTACTTGAACGAAGACATACTTTTACACTGGATCAGTGAAACCACACCATAAGATAATATAAGATTATCTCAGTCACTGAGAAATCAGATTTATATGGCGCATAAACACAATGGGGCAGTTAATGTTGCTGAAAGGACCATAAAACTTGAATGACTGGAACAGCTGTTAGTCATGCTACTGAGCAGATGGTCGTAACCACTACAAAATATGAAGGGATTCCCAAAGTCACCGGCTTAGCTGACTGTCACTGTTTAAGGAGTGCACTTGAGCTATTGTTTCATGCCAAATGTCCTTTCCTGCAGAAAGATAATAGTCAGCCGAGGCCAAATCAGGCCCCGTTGTGTAAGAGCAACAGTCAGTTAACTGACAGTCACCTGTCACACTGAGCAAAAGAGAAACATATCTTCCATGAGCACCTTCCCAACAATACTACATGGCTACATGGATGCTGTATCCATGGCCGCCTGCAACATTTCAGTATCTGCATACGGAAAGGATGTGTAGTCAAACCCcagttgttgtcagtgttgaaAGTGATGTGTTTAAGCAGATGAAATACAAATTACTCTGGCTTGTTTAATTGGACTGAGTTGATTAGACTGAGTTAGATGTCGAAATCTCTCTTTCCAGGTTCTGATCCATGTGCCCGTGGACACAACTGCGAGCAAATTTGTATAAACAGTGATGACTCTTACATCTGCAGCTGTCGAGTGGGATACGTGCTGAACGCAGACAAGAAAACATGCTCACGTAAGAACACAAACACTTGTGATAAAGTTTGCTGTTGGGTTTCTGCCAGTTCCATAGGTATGGATTACTTTGCAATTGATATTTCCCAATATTATTTTGCTCTCAAAGCTTTGAATAATTCACAAGTGCGGCCTGAACTTTCATATACAGAGCAGAAACAGGTCAGCAATGGCTACCAGTATAAGAGCCTGCTCAGTGAAGAGCTTCCTCTCAGGCTTGGATACATATTTTCAGTGACGTGTCAAAGGTCAGACATGCCATTATGGCCACCTGCCTAATATTGCGCTGGCTCCCCTTGTGCATCCAAAACAGCTCTGACCTAATGAGACCTAGATTCCTCTTGACCAGTGGTGGTGAGTTGTGGTGTCTGGACCAAGAtgtcagcagcaggttcagCTGGTTAGTTTGAGCTGTATTATTTCATCTGTTGGATGAGCTGACACAGTCCGGCCTCAGTTAGCCCATCTGTGATCCTGGGGTTTTCCTTCACCGGAACACTTTTAGTAGGTCCTGGCCCCCGCAGCCCAGCATCATCCCACAAAGCTGCAatgttggagatgctctgactcaGTCGTCTACATATCACAGTGTGGTCTTTGTCAAACATTTGTGCTGCTTCAACACATCAGCTTCCATGTTTTTCATGCCACTTGTCAGTGCTTATAATGTTATAGCTGAACAGTTTATACTAAACATCCACTAATATTGAATCCAGACCAATGGAAATGCTCACACAGGAATGTGAATCATCTTTGTAAACTTATCATATAATATAATAAGCACATTGTGCTTATTATACTTTTTATATTATACTTTCTGATTTATTGAAATACCAAAAAATTGTACAATAAGTTGTAGAAATACTTTGACTTGGGAAACACCAAAATCACTTCAGTGATCCtcttcaaatgatcagctcgcCATCAcgctctgctgaggtctgataaggagccactcatgTGACTcaaggtgtgttggagcaggacagtagctctccaggatcagagttggagacctctgcaACTCATCACTTTGATTTGTGATAGCTGATGCTTGGATTTGGattattttgaaaagacaaaaaaatgacGGCTTCATCTTGTGACTTCCGATGATATCGCCCTGTGTGGTACACCTCAGCTGGTGGTGGAGCTCAGTGACCTTACATGTTGTCACATGTAGGTGTATCTCTTTTCAGATCTGGATACATGTGTCGAGGAAAATGACTGCcagcatgtttgtgtcaaaAATGGCAATTCATACCTGTGTATGTGTCACGAAGGATATATATTGAATGCAGACAAGAAAACATGCTCACGTAAGAACCCTCATAATTAGTTTTATGTCATGTCTTGGTGCAATGGCTTCGTTTTTTTAACCCAGTCCACAGAGGATGGAAGAATTGCTGCAGTTCATCTTGACACTAAGACCTGCTAAGACTTTTGAGTGCACAGAAGTGAATACCTAAGGAGCTATTTATGGGTTTTGCTATTGCTACAGATATAACATTCATATTACCAGCCATTCAAACATTGCaggttcagcatcaaacttcattgCTTTCTTCAAAAAATCTCGTATCACATCTTTTCATCTACTACACTCGGTGTGTTATTGGTCCATCTTGTCCATCCTGACTTCCTGATACTGACACCAAAACCCTTGTCAAGCATCCCTAAAAAGTAACCATGACTGACGGCATGACGGCTCCTTTAAAGTTTTATCCATAATGTGCTGAGTGTGTTACTGTACATGTGGaagtttctgttttcaggttCAACTACATGCGCCCAGGGCCACGACTGTCAGCATATTTGTGTAGATTCTGATGATTCTTATATCTGCAATTGTCATTTTGGATATGTGTTGAATGCTGACAAGAAAACATGCTCCCGTAagcacctttttcttttcagaaggGTTTATGGTGAAATTTGTAGTAAATACAGACAAAATGCATGCTGTCTGATTTTAGACAAGCACTTTTCTGGTTACTTAATTTATGGTATTATAGAAAAGCTCTTGCTAGCTAGCTGGACTTCTTGTGGACTTGAAGTTGAATAAGAAATGAGTTTTACTGTTTTAAGCTCAGCCATAACAACTCAGAGAcgtgtaaaattaaaatatatactaAAAGTCAGATGTGAAAGGTATAACGGGCAGACAGCCAACAGTCCAGACTCACTCCCACTAATATCATGAGATGGCCATTACATGTGGACCTGTCTCTTTTCAGGTTCTGATGCATGTGCGCATGGACATGACTGCCAGCACATTTGTGAAAACAGTAACAACTCTTATATCTGCAAGTGTCGAGAAGGATATGAATTGAATGCAGACCAAAAAACATGCTCAGTTAAGAAGTTGGACGGTATGATATGCATGTGTGGTGGTTTTCAAAATTGCTATAAGTAGAAAAAGACTTTGGACATCATGTTTTGTACAGACCAGTGTTAGCTGTGGAAGCGTCTCATTTCAGGTTGGGATACATGTGACCAGATACATGACTGCCAACATATTTGTGTCAAAAATGGTGATTCCTTCCTTTGCAAGTGTCGTGAAGGATATGTGTTGAACGCAGACCAGAAAACATGCTCACGTAAGAACACGGATTTTATCACCTGCAAGAGAACACAAGTTCTTTTGTGTAAACAGTGATGGCTTGAAGTGTCAAGAGGTATATCTGTTTAATCCAGAGAAGAAAACTTTCTCATGTAAGAACTTACAGTGCTTAGTTTACATTTGCTAACTGTGCCTAGGATCTGATTGAAAAGCCGTGATTTGAAGTGCTCGCCCACAATGTCAGTCACAGGTTCTATTCCTCACAAAGGGTTTTTTTGATTGTTGTAGTTAGTTAGATGCGGCAGTGTTTCTTTTCAGGTTCAGACCCATGTGACGAGGGACATGGCTGCCAACATATTTGTGTCAGTACTGGTGACATGCGCATCTGCAAATGTTGGAATGGATATGTGTTGAATTCAGACCAGAAAACATGTTCACGTAAgcaaatgaattatttcattaaGCATATTTAATGTCTGTAGTTTCATTGAACATCTTGTACAAAGCACAAGTTTTGAATGTTCAAAATGTCTCAACAGGACTTGTTCATCAAAATTGTCGTCCATCTGAACATTAGGGGCTGTGTGTCTTGTGGATGCACTATATATCCCCCCCATGTTTCTAAATGAATTTGGATGATGTTTGGGTCATGTTGAAATTGGGCCTGAGTGTGGGATCCATTTCTTGTAAAGGAAACTGTGACCGCAGCCACTACTAAAGGCTGACTGATGATTTTGATCTAGTTAGACTAAAGTCGCTGAAGtgtgagcttttcttttcaggttTAGATCCATGTTCCCAGGGACACGACTGCCAGCACATATGTGTCAACAATGGGAACTCATACACCTGCAAGTGTCGAGTGGGATACGTTCTGAACATGGACAAGAAAACATGCTCCCGTAAGAAATTGTTCCCCtcaacattttcataaaattgCTTATGTTCTGTTTCATTCAGTATTAATTCCAAGAACTACTGAACATGTCCCCATGAATATTATGGGAAGTATAGTCGAGGGGTTGTTAATTGGTTACCAAGTCGGATACATATTAGAGTGCTGGATTTCAGGCTTGGAAGTACGTTCCCATAGACATGCCtattatatatttgtgtaatatatatattattttgtatataatatatatttgtatcaacagaagaaaatggCAATTGTCCTAACTTTCACAGTAGGTGCAGGGTTGACTGGCAGTGTGTTCAGACCAGTTCAGAGTGCTTGGTCTTCCAAACTGTATTTTAGCAAACATCACCCAGTATCTGTCTGTTTTGCATGCACTGGCTATGGTCAATATGCAGTTACTACTCATTTCCACAAAATGCATTGTAGTGTAAACTTCATCAGCCCATCTGGATCATCGACGATGTCAGAcacctttgtgtctttttacTAAAGTAAGCAGGGAGTTCTGGATGGGGTTGTGTTCTTTAGAGCTCTTTTTACAGGACCACTCTGATAGTCCAACAGTTGCTGACATCATACCCCATTACTGTAAGGTTGCctcaacaacatcttcttacaATAACATCAAACATGACATACCACAAACATCTTCCTTTTGAGGGGTGCTCAAGTTCAGACTGAATGATTTCCCTTTCCGTGGGTACATGTAGTGATGGACTCATTCATCTGATGTGGTCGTTTTTTCTTTCCAGGTTCAGATCCATGTGCCCATGGACATGATTGCCAGCACATCTGTGTCAACAATGATGACTCGTATATCTGCAAGTGTCGTGTGGGATATGTGTTGAATTCAGACCAGAAAACATGCTCACGTAAGAACTTGCTTTTTTCATCTACTTGATGGTGTCTGTGCACTCAATCCTGTGTTTTCTACATTCAGTAATGTTCTTATAAGCCAGCATTTCTCACCAAAGCCTGATTCAAAGTATTATTGAGTAATGACATCAGTCTGTGGCAGACCCTCCTTAACCTACATGGAACTGGGACATACACAGATTTGGTTTCTATGAATCCTCCCAACAACTGTAAGAGGTTTGAACAGCAGGCAGTTCTTGAATGTTCTTTCCCTGTGGTACTTGAAGAGGTTTTAACCAAGATGTGCTCAATTTATAAGTACAAACCATTCTAATCTATTCAAAATTATTTAAGGTGAGATACCAGTTTTCCATATATTTTCTAGACAGCACTGAAAATCGCATTAGCAGCCAGGAAATCAGGATTAGTCTACCTCTGACAGCTACACAACAGACTgtgactgactgcagctgcaaacacacatccagAACTAAAGGTGAAGAGGGTTCATCTTGGCTCGCTGGCACCATACAGTGATATGTCTAGACCGCCATAACcacaataaaatatgtattCCGACTCCACGGAGTCAAGAATTTTACTCCTGTCTTAGAAAGTTGGACAGGTCCAAGTACATTTGGCCACTGTCTCTATCCAGGGCTGGATCAACATGACAGTCTACTGAAAAGTCTTCTTTCCTTTGTTGGCTGCCACTtctgttttgtggttgttgttttttttttctgcagagaaacaatATCAAGACCCCAGAGGTGAGGTTGACAGAGTGGACTATAAATTAAAGGGAAAAGCATTTATGCACATTATTTAATATGCATGTTTGTCAGTCTGGCTGTCCCAATGGGTGTCCCAGTTGATTTCCTGCAGACACCAAGAGACACCATTGAAACCTTTAAAGGAGGTTTTTGTGAGTTTCACTTTAGCTATATAGCCAGTGTTAGCACTAACAGCTGTTTGCTTACCAGTCTACAAGAGGCATTGCATGTTCATTATCAAACTTCATGTTGACTTGTTTCTATTATGCCTTTACCTTTAACAAAGTCAACAAGCTAGTCTTGTTAAGGTAAAAAATAGATAAAGCCTAATCgcaactgcaaaaaaaacatgtgGCCCACAGAAAGCTTACGCATAGTCCCTTTAACCCTAATGTCCTAAAACTTCTGGTCACAATCACTGGCTTTTTTGAGTAGGTGACATCTGCGGGCAGCAAaacacaggctgtgtgtgtgtttgaagttAATGACATGTTACTCTCCCTCTACTCAAATTACTCAGATTTTGTGGATGCAAACTGAGTCACAGGAAGTAGAACAGAATAGATGAAATGTTTTAGTGCGGTACCTTAGGCCACAGCAGTGTCTGTGACACTGAGAGGGTGTCATACTGTGTGTTGCTCTGATTTAACAGTTACCATACCtttcatgtctttctttttgcattCTTCAGTTGTGGAAAAGTCTGTAGTTGAAAGCAGCCAGAGCTACTGTGTCCAGCGACAAGCAATACAACATTTCTACTGGTGCAGCGTGTTACAGCACAGTTTTCTGATCATTAAAATGTCCTGTGCTGCTCTAAGGAATGAGTGACTGCTGGACCGATGGAAGTTGTGGTGTGACCTCACTGTGGACTTTGGTCTGAACAAAGGaccaacaagaaaaaaaaaatttggaaatTATTTGCTTGTTAGGTGTTTTGATTTCTTAAATTACATGTACCTGATTACATTACTgaaataattaacatttattgtAAAATCCTATGTTAGCAAT
Encoded here:
- the LOC115035960 gene encoding G-protein coupled receptor family C group 6 member A-like isoform X2 codes for the protein MFLLWLFGSVMSVFHLSSGESVPVHTYSSGDIIIGGLFPMHAKTNKSTAGEWISCREYDLQMFLRTHVMIYAIREINQRTQRVLPNITLGYDIYDTCSDVSVAIRATLQLLNNPQSCLLPARIHSALPEPQIKAVIGERSSETSIAVARVLALTSVAQISYGSTSEVLSRKLKFPTFLRTIPSDEYQTKAIVELVKRFNWKSVAVVGSDDEYGKYGSDRLVDHFRKLEICIEFTEILPSHFSMNDSDTFNCLANLSKSINKSTAEAIILFTRQSNVEIIIERAIERKFNRTWIASDAWSTSKKISEMQNLKLAGKVFGFISKRNEVPGFKDYILSLLSRTTNATPEEYPTQYPLCTNQSEESKENNCQLTNHQDNSNHCLDLRCLANYIDQDESYNIYLAVQVIVEALRRLFKCENQQCERRNTSFTAAELLMEIQKVNFTVNSTHIYFNDKGDPYLGYDILYWNTSEPTQHAHITTIGEYSPNKEITLSNEFDENTNVTIYNCYKTCEPGQQLKHKEKNNMCCKICFPCAEGEFSPGGGECFIKGSHSRMARVL
- the LOC115035960 gene encoding G-protein coupled receptor family C group 6 member A-like isoform X1, whose product is MFLLWLFGSVMSVFHLSSGESVPVHTYSSGDIIIGGLFPMHAKTNKSTAGEWISCREYDLQMFLRTHVMIYAIREINQRTQRVLPNITLGYDIYDTCSDVSVAIRATLQLLNNPQSCLLPARIHSALPEPQIKAVIGERSSETSIAVARVLALTSVAQISYGSTSEVLSRKLKFPTFLRTIPSDEYQTKAIVELVKRFNWKSVAVVGSDDEYGKYGSDRLVDHFRKLEICIEFTEILPSHFSMNDSDTFNCLANLSKSINKSTAEAIILFTRQSNVEIIIERAIERKFNRTWIASDAWSTSKKISEMQNLKLAGKVFGFISKRNEVPGFKDYILSLLSRTTNATPEEYPTQYPLCTNQSEESKENNCQLTNHQDNSNHCLDLRCLANYIDQDESYNIYLAVQVIVEALRRLFKCENQQCERRNTSFTAAELLMEIQKVNFTVNSTHIYFNDKGDPYLGYDILYWNTSEPTQHAHITTIGEYSPNKEITLSNEFDENTNVTIYNCYKTCEPGQQLKHKEKNNMCCKICFPCAEGEFSPGGGEACQSCGKKKHSAPLRDSCLNKTLEFLLWTDPFIIILSAFNVFGIIVTIVLTILFTIYRSTPIVKSVGGYLCFLELFSLLTCFCLAFSFMGRPTKNSCMLGLPLFGITFSLCISCILANLLQILVGFSFDLKKDSWLRKLNRPLAVVSIVAGIQLGLCVAWVYNKHPFLQHDIRTKIILLQCHQGSTEFFLAMLGYNALLAFICFLFAFNGKQLPDLYKNATLVSISMLLFLIIWIIFIPIYINLSGKYKRAIECAAILISSYSILGCHLAPKCYIMVCRKELNNENAITEYIRKHYEEKNMVVVKS
- the LOC115035960 gene encoding G-protein coupled receptor family C group 6 member A-like isoform X3, which codes for MFLLWLFGSVMSVFHLSSGESVPVHTYSSGDIIIGGLFPMHAKTNKSTAGEWISCREYDLQMFLRTHVMIYAIREINQRTQRVLPNITLGYDIYDTCSDVSVAIRATLQLLNNPQSCLLPARIHSALPEPQIKAVIGERSSETSIAVARVLALTSVAQISYGSTSEVLSRKLKFPTFLRTIPSDEYQTKAIVELVKRFNWKSVAVVGSDDEYGKYGSDRLVDHFRKLEICIEFTEILPSHFSMNDSDTFNCLANLSKSINKSTAEAIILFTRQSNVEIIIERAIERKFNRTWIASDAWSTSKKISEMQNLKLAGKVFGFISKRNEVPGFKDYILSLLSRTTNATPEEYPTQYPLCTNQSEESKENNCQLTNHQDNSNHCLDLRCLANYIDQDESYNIYLAVQVIVEALRRLFKCENQQCERRNTSFTAAELLMEIQKVNFTVNSTHIYFNDKGDPYLGYDILYWNTSEPTQHAHITTIGEYSPNKEITLSNEFDENTNVISTFDPILSFAE